In Campylobacter massiliensis, the DNA window AAAGTGGCTCCAAAAGGCTTTGGTAGCGAGAACAAATCGGCTCTAAAGATGCTAGTGCCTGCAGACGGCCTAGAGGGCGTGAAAAAGGTATTTCTAGACGCCGTTAAGCTAGCGGGTCCAAACGCCTGTCCACCGATGGTGATCGGCGTAGGCATAGGCGGCACGATGGATAAGGCCGCGCTAATGGCAAAATACGCCGCCGCTCGCGACGCAGACAGCAAAAACCCAGACCCGAGGTACGCCAAACTAGAAGAGGAGCTACTAGAGCTCGCCTGCAAAACAGGCGTCGGACCGCAAGGTCTAGGCGGCGACACGACCGCGGTAAAAGTAAACATCGAGTGGTATCCGACCCACATCGCGGGCCTACCGGTCGCTATCAACATCAACTGCCATGCCGCTCGCCACGCCGAAGCTGAAATTTAAGGAGAAAAGATGTCAGAAGTAAAAAAGATAACCGCGCCGTTTGACAAAGAGGTCGTAAAAAGCCTAAAAGCAGGCGATAACGTACTAATAAGCGGCACCATCATCGCAGCCCGCGACGCCGCGCACAAGGCGCTAACCGAGACTTTGGCTCGCGGCGAGGCCTTGCCCGTAAATTTAGCCGGCGAGACGATCTACTACCTAGGACCGAGCCCCGCAAAACCGGGCGACGTCATAGGCGCTGCGGGACCGACTACTAGCGGACGCATGGACAAATACACTCCGACGATGATAAACGAAGTAGGCATCAACGGCATGATCGGCAAAGGATATCGTAGCGACGCCGTCGTCGAAGCGATGAAAAAATCAGGCTGCGTTTATATGGTCGCTATCGGGGGTGCGGGCGCGCTGATTAGCCAAAGCATCAAAAAGTACGAAGTGCTAGCCTATCCAGAGCTCGGCCCAGAGGCGGTCGCAAGACTTACGGTCGAGGATTTCCCCGCTATCGTAGCGATAGATAGCGAGGGCAACAATTTCTACGAAGTCGGACAAGCTCCGTATAAAAAAATATAAATTTATCGGCGCGGGTTATCGCTAGCTCGCGCCCTGATCTACGCGCCGCTTTTAGTTTGCGCGCTATTTGCGAAAGCGGGCAAATTTGAAACCAAACGGCGCGTTAAACTCTCAAATTTTATGCTTAGTCTTTAAAAATTTTGTCGTAATTGCTCGGATACGCCGCTTTTAGAGATTTCTTAATTTTAGCCTTTAGCGAACCTCCGTCGCTAAGCTTTACGTCGTCGATTAGGCAATCTTTGTCGCAAATTAGGCGCAAAGTTATATCCCGTTTTTCGCCGAATAGCTCAAATTTTACTCGCACTTCGTTCTCTGAGACCGCTTTTGCGCTAAAGTTTTTGAGTTCGTCAATATCCTGCGCATCTATAAAAGGATCGGCATCTAGATCCGACGATACGTGTTCTACGCCGCTTAGACGTCCGAGCGCAGAGCCGAACTGATCGTAAATGAGCCCGTCAAGCTCGGGAGTCAGCCACTCCGATGTGATAGGTTGCACTTCGCCGTTGCCGTAGTTTGTTTGGTAAAATTCGTTTACCGTTTTTTCCATTAGCGAGGCTTTAGTCGTTTGAGCGCTTAGATTTGCGCCGCCGAGTCCGCAAAAAATCACCGCCAAAAGGCAAATTTTAGACACGTTTTTCATGGCTTTCCTTTAAATTTAGGTGTTTGAGTGATTTTAGCACTATTTGGGTTAAAATTTGAGAAGTTTAAGATATAAAAGTAACGGCGTCTGTCTTGGCGCAGTTGTCAGTTAAATTTAAGCAAACCAGCGTTGATAAAATTTAGAGTTCAAATTTGATGTCAAGCTAAAATCGGGCTAAATTTAACACCAAATTTACGTTAGCCGAGCCGTCAAATTTACTCGGACGGCTCGTTAAATTTAGCAGCGATCACTCCGTAGTGCTGTTTATGTAGCTGTTTTCGGAGATCTGCGTCCAGACTCTAGCCTTTTTCATAAAGGCTTTTTGCGAGTCCAAAATCTCCTTAAACGTCGCGTCTTTTGCCGAGAGCTCGTCTAGGATCTCGTCCGTAGCTTTGCGCAGTGCGGCGATGATCTCTGGCGGAAATGAGGCTATTTTTACGTCCGGATGCTCGCTTTTGATTTTATCAAGGACTAGAGAGTTTTGATAGACGGCAGACTCGTATACATCGGCTGCTACGGCCTTAGTCGCGGTTTCTACTATAGCTTGAAGGTCGGCGGGTAGCTTGTCCCAGAGCTTTTTGTTGATGTAGAATTCATTTTCGCTAGCGGGCTCCTGCCAGCCGGTGTAGTAAAATTTAGCCACCTTTTGAAAGCCGAAATTTATATCGATCGCAGGGCAGACCCACTCGACGGCGTCGATCGTGTTCATCTCCATCGCCATGTATAGCTCGCCGATCGGGATCGTGTTGATGTTTACGCCTAGCTTTGCCATTATCTCGCCGCCAAGCCCGGTCATGCGCAGTTTTAGTCCCTTTAGATCGTCCGTACTCTTGATCTCTTTTTTAAACCAGCCGCCCATCTGCATGCCGAAATTTCCGCCGTGAAAGGTCACGATGCCGTACTCGTTAAAGACCTTTTGCGCGAGCTCTTTGCCTCCGCCGTATGCGTACCAGGCGTCTTGCTCGGCCTTATTCATGCCAAAAGGCACGGTCGTAAAGAGCATGAGCTTGGCGTCCTTGCCCTTATAAAAGTAGCTTGCGGTGAAAGCCGCATCGTACTGGGCGCTTTTGACCATATCAAGCAGCGCGAACGCCGCCTTGTGCTTGGACGGATAGTCGACGCGCACCTCGATACGGCCGTCGCTCATCTTTTCCACGAGCTCTTTAAATTTCTTTGGAGCGTCGCCTAGTACTGGCACGTTGCTCTCGTAGGTGGATGCGAGCTTGATCTTGTATTTTTCCGCAGCCTGCGCGCTAAATGCCATCACCGCGCATAGAGTCAGAGCTGAAAATAGTTTCATTTTTTCTCCTTTCGGTTTTAAATTTACCGATTATAGAGTTTTGTATTATACTTTTTGATTAATTTTAAAATTTAAGCTATAAAAATTTATGACAAATGAGTAAAAACGTAAATAAATTTCTAAAATGTTACGAAAATTAAATTTTATGCTGTGGCGATTAAATTTGCGATCCAAATTTGCTATAGCGTTTTGAGAGTTAAATTTGGGCGGGTCTTGCGGCTAGACTAATAATACCCAAGACACATCGTCTCGGTTAGCTTTATGCGCTTTTCAAGCGGTGCAGGCGAGAAAAACGAGCACTTTTCGATGTAAATTCTGTAGTCGTAGTCAAGTCCAAAGTCGTCGTAAAATTTCTTTAAATTTATAAATTTTATCCCGCAAATTTCGCATAGATCAAAAAGCGGATAGAGTTTGGAACCGTTTTTGGCGACGAGGTGCGAGGGTGCTAGCGTCGTAAACGAGCAAAATGCCGATGTTAGTACGAGTCCAGCCAGATCGCTGCAGCGCGCAGCGGCCTCGCGAAATCGCGCGGGAATGCATTTTTTATGCAGAAAAACGATGCGCGAGTTTTCAAATTTAGCGCAGATCGCGCCGCTCCAAAACAGATACGCATTGCCCGAAATTTCAGCGTTTCGCGCAAATTCGCATCCCAGAACGTAATCATCCAAAAACTCGTTTGGCGCAAGGGTTATTTTCATATTTTTCGTGCCTTTCTTGCGGGAAATTATAGCGAAATTTGCTTTTTTAGCCGTAAATTAGGTAATATTCGCCCAAATTTTACAAAGGACGAAAATGAAAAAGGTTATCTCTACAAAAGACGCCCCACAAGCGATCGGACCGTATTCGCAGGCGATCGAGGCAAATGGATTTTTGTTTATTTCAGGGCAGCTGGGCGTTACGCCTGACGGCAAATTTGCGGGCGAGGATGTGAGAGCTCAGGCGGAGCAGTCGATGCTAAATTTAAAGGCGATTTTGGCGCAGGCGGGGCTTAGCTTTGAAAACGCGGTAAAAACGACGATTTTTCTAGCCGACATCGAGGACTTTGCGGCCGTAAATGAAATTTACGCTAAATTTTTTAGCGAGCCGTATCCTGCCAGAAGTACGATCGCCGTTAAAACGCTGCCAAAAGGCGGCCTAGTCGAGATCGAGCTCGTCGCCGCAACGAAGTAAAATTTAAAATCAAGGAAAAAAAATGAAAAAGATTATATTCGCGCTCGCAGTCGTTTTGATCGCGGTTTTCGGAGTCGCGTTTTACGGCTCGTCTAAAGCTAAAGAGTCCTACGACAGGGGCGTGGCGAGGCTAACTAGCGAGACTTTGAAGCTTGGATTTTTCAATATAAAAGCAAATGCGGTAGAAAACGACTACGACAAAGGGTTGTTTAGCTCGCGCGCGGTGCTAAAACTCGAGCTCACCGATGGCAACGATCCGGTCAAATTTGAAGCCAAAACGACGCTAAAACACGGATTTGCGGAGCTATTTAGCGGCTTTAGGGCTCATAGCGACGTCAAAGCGCTAACGCCGGAAGCCGCGCTCTATCTAAAGAAAATTTTCGGTACGGACGAGTTTTTAAGCGTCGACGCGCTGATAAAATTTGATAAAACTCGCGACGTGACGTTAAATTTGGCCGATATCAAAACAAATGAAGATGACTCTAGCTTTGTAATCTCAAAGCCGTTCGCAAAGGCACAAATCAAAGAAAATAAGATAAAATCCCTAGAAATCGGCGTCGGTAAAATCGGCGGCGGCGATACGGACGGCACGAATAAGGTCGATATAGAAAACGCCTCCGCGCTCATCGAGCTTAACGACTTTAAGAGCTATGACGATCTTATCCCGTTTATAAAAATACAAAACCCTTACGAAAATATAGCTAAAATCGGGCTAAAGGCCGATAAAATAAGCTTTAACAGCACTAGGGGCTATGATTTTCCAAAATCGGTCGGCATCACGGGTATGTCGTTTTTGGCGCAGAAAAAGCAAAACGCGGACGCAAATCTCCTCGATACGCTTACCGACGCGAGCCTAGGCGCGCTTGACGTAGACGGCAAAAATGTGCTCACGCAGCTAAATTTGAGTCTAAACGAGAAAAATGTAAACAAAGAAGCGATGGCGATGTACGTCACCGACCCGAAAGAGTCGGCTCTTTATAAAATTTTGATGAGCAAAAACTACGTGATGGAGATTAAAAATTTTAGCTTTAAAAACCCAAACGGCAAAGAGCTAAAATTTAATGCCGTTGCCGATGCGTCAGGGCTCGGCGCGGAAAGCAAAACGCTACATGACGACGTAGATATCCAAACGGCGCTAAAAGCGATCAAATTTGACGGCGAGATAAAGGTGCAAGTCGCGTCTATAACGGAGTTTTTAAGCGCGTATAAGGGGCTAATGGCCGATAGCGACTTTAACCAGATGATGGATGGCATCAAGCCTTTTGAGGAGCGCGTAAATTCGCTTTTTGCCAAAGACGGCGAGTATATGAGCGCGAAATTTAAACACGACGTCGGTAGCGACGACCTGCTCGTAAACGATAAAATTTCGCTCAAAGAATTTATAATGAGCCTAATGGCGAACTAAAATTTGCATTATTTTTAGCGGACGATAGCGCAAAATTTACCACTTTGTCCGCTAAATGAATTTTATTTTTGCCTATATATTAAAGTAAATTTCTGATAGATTAAATTTAACAAAACGCCCAACAAAAAATCTCTAAATTTTATTCTCGACCCTCTTATTCTTCAGTATTTTTTAAGCATCCTATCTGTATAATTCGAGCTCACGAATTGAGAAACCACCTTTAACTTTCACGTTAATAAAGCCTTTTCTTTTAATATCGTAAGTTTTAATTTTGAGTTAAATAAACCATTCTCTAATTTTTGAGAATCTTGAATTTGACTTTTAAATTATGTTTTTTAAATTAACACTGTTAAACTAATTAGTCAATCTTTGAAATCTAAACAAGTGATCGATTGAGCCAATCTTTTATCAGGCTTTCCCTGGAAAGTAGATATAAAGATAAAACTAATTAATAAAATTAAAGTTTTTTGATTAAAACTTCATATTAAATCCTAAGATATTTTATTTTAGGTAAATTTTATATGGAGAGTTTGATCCTGGCTCAGAGTGAACGCTGGCGGCGTGCCTAATACATGCAAGTCGAACGGAGATTAAGTAGCTTGCTATTTAATCTTAGTGGCGCACGGGTGAGTAATATATAGCTAACTTGCCCATTACTAAGGGACAACAGTTGGAAACGACTGCTAATACCTTATACTCCGTATCTATATAAGTAGGTACGGGAAAGTTTTTCGGTAATGGATAGGGCTATATCGTATCAGCTAGTTGGTAAGGTAACGGCTTACCAAGGCTATGACGCGTAACTGGTCTGAGAGGATGATCAGTCACACTGGAACTGAGACACGGTCCAGACTCCTACGGGAGGCAGCAGTAGGGAATATTGCTCAATGGGGGAAACCCTGAAGCAGCAACGCCGCGTGGAGGATGACACTTTTCGGAGCGTAAACTCCTTTTCTTGGGAAAGAATTATGACGGTACCCAAGGAATAAGCACCGGCTAACTCCGTGCCAGCAGCCGCGGTAATACGGAGGGTGCAAGCGTTACTCGGAATCACTGGGCGTAAAGGACGCGTAGGCGGATTATCAAGTCTCTTGTGAAATCTAACGGCTTAACCGTTAAACTGCTTGGGAAACTGATAATCTAGAGTAAGGGAGAGGCAGATGGAATTCTTGGTGTAGGGGTAAAATCCGTAGAGATCAAGAAGAATACCCATTGCGAAAGCGATCTGCTGGAACTTAACTGACGCTAATGCGTGAAAGCGTGGGGAGCAAACAGGATTAGATACCCTGGTAGTCCACGCCCTAAACGATGTATACTAGTTGTTGCTTCGCTAGTCGAGGCAGTAATGCACCTAACGGATTAAGTATACCGCCTGGGGAGTACGGTCGCAAGATTAAAACTCAAAGGAATAGACGGGGACCCGCACAAGCGGTGGAGCATGTGGTTTAATTCGAAGATACGCGAAGAACCTTACCCGGACTTGATATCTAACAAATCATCCAGAGATGGAAGAGTGTCTGCTTGCAGAAATGTTAAGACAGGTGCTGCACGGCTGTCGTCAGCTCGTGTCGTGAGATGTTGGGTTAAGTCCCGCAACGAGCGCAACCCACGTCATTAGTTGCTAACGGTTCGGCCGAGCACTCTAATGAGACTGCCTTCGCAAGGAGGAGGAAGGTGTGGACGACGTCAAGTCATCATGGCCCTTATGTCCGGGGCGACACACGTGCTACAATGGCGTATACAATGAGACGCAATATCGCGAGATGGAGCAAATCTATAAAATACGTCCCAGTTCGGATTGGAGTCTGCAACTCGACTCCATGAAGCCGGAATCGCTAGTAATCGTAGATCAGCCATGCTACGGTGAATACGTTCCCGGGTCTTGTACTCACCGCCCGTCACACCATGGGAGTTGATTTCACTCGAAGCCCAAATACCAAACCGGTTATGGTCCACAGTGGAATCAGCGACTGGGGTGAAGTCGTAACAAGGTAACCGTAGGAGAACCTGCGGTTGGATCACCTCCTTTCTAGAGTACAACGAATATTCTCTCACAAGATATTCGTCAAAGGAAAATTTAGGTTATCGTTATAGATAATCTACTCAATCGACCTTGTTTAGTTTTGAAAGATTGACGCAAACCTATAGGGGCCTATAGCTCAGCTGGTTAGAGTGCACCCCTGATAAGGGTGAGGTCACAAGTTCAAGTCTTGTTAGGCCCACCAGAGAATTTAATTGGGGAATTAGCTCAGCTGGGAGAGCGCCTGCTTTGCACGCAGGAGGTCAGCGGTTCGATCCCGCTATTCTCCACCATAATTAGTTTAACATCAAAAAAGTCTAAACTAAGTATTTTTATTAAGTATTTAGTTTAGACTTTGTCGAAATAGACTCTTTATTTTTACGGCGCTTTCGAAAGAAGCGGTGTGCTTTAGGGGTTTCCAAAGGGCTTTGCCCTTGGTCGCAAAGACTAGCTTTACTAGTCTGCGAAGTCTAAACGTTATTTAGTTTATTATTGTTAAAAGTCACAATCAAGTTTTAATAAATAAAACAATTTTACAGGACTTGTTAAAGATTTAAAGATCTTGCTTATTTGCTTAATGCAG includes these proteins:
- a CDS encoding fumarate hydratase yields the protein MRVVQAELISKTVSELCKQACYVVTPDMRAAFEKARENESSPIGKDILGKVLQNADLAEKRIAPICQDTGMAVVFVDLGQDVHIEGGFLEDAINEGVKDGYVGGYLRKSVVNDPIFERKNTTNNTPAVINVRIVRGDKIHIKVAPKGFGSENKSALKMLVPADGLEGVKKVFLDAVKLAGPNACPPMVIGVGIGGTMDKAALMAKYAAARDADSKNPDPRYAKLEEELLELACKTGVGPQGLGGDTTAVKVNIEWYPTHIAGLPVAININCHAARHAEAEI
- a CDS encoding Fe-S-containing hydro-lyase, whose product is MSEVKKITAPFDKEVVKSLKAGDNVLISGTIIAARDAAHKALTETLARGEALPVNLAGETIYYLGPSPAKPGDVIGAAGPTTSGRMDKYTPTMINEVGINGMIGKGYRSDAVVEAMKKSGCVYMVAIGGAGALISQSIKKYEVLAYPELGPEAVARLTVEDFPAIVAIDSEGNNFYEVGQAPYKKI
- a CDS encoding TRAP transporter substrate-binding protein, which produces MKLFSALTLCAVMAFSAQAAEKYKIKLASTYESNVPVLGDAPKKFKELVEKMSDGRIEVRVDYPSKHKAAFALLDMVKSAQYDAAFTASYFYKGKDAKLMLFTTVPFGMNKAEQDAWYAYGGGKELAQKVFNEYGIVTFHGGNFGMQMGGWFKKEIKSTDDLKGLKLRMTGLGGEIMAKLGVNINTIPIGELYMAMEMNTIDAVEWVCPAIDINFGFQKVAKFYYTGWQEPASENEFYINKKLWDKLPADLQAIVETATKAVAADVYESAVYQNSLVLDKIKSEHPDVKIASFPPEIIAALRKATDEILDELSAKDATFKEILDSQKAFMKKARVWTQISENSYINSTTE
- a CDS encoding cysteine permease — encoded protein: MKITLAPNEFLDDYVLGCEFARNAEISGNAYLFWSGAICAKFENSRIVFLHKKCIPARFREAAARCSDLAGLVLTSAFCSFTTLAPSHLVAKNGSKLYPLFDLCEICGIKFINLKKFYDDFGLDYDYRIYIEKCSFFSPAPLEKRIKLTETMCLGYY
- a CDS encoding RidA family protein gives rise to the protein MKKVISTKDAPQAIGPYSQAIEANGFLFISGQLGVTPDGKFAGEDVRAQAEQSMLNLKAILAQAGLSFENAVKTTIFLADIEDFAAVNEIYAKFFSEPYPARSTIAVKTLPKGGLVEIELVAATK
- a CDS encoding DUF945 family protein yields the protein MKKIIFALAVVLIAVFGVAFYGSSKAKESYDRGVARLTSETLKLGFFNIKANAVENDYDKGLFSSRAVLKLELTDGNDPVKFEAKTTLKHGFAELFSGFRAHSDVKALTPEAALYLKKIFGTDEFLSVDALIKFDKTRDVTLNLADIKTNEDDSSFVISKPFAKAQIKENKIKSLEIGVGKIGGGDTDGTNKVDIENASALIELNDFKSYDDLIPFIKIQNPYENIAKIGLKADKISFNSTRGYDFPKSVGITGMSFLAQKKQNADANLLDTLTDASLGALDVDGKNVLTQLNLSLNEKNVNKEAMAMYVTDPKESALYKILMSKNYVMEIKNFSFKNPNGKELKFNAVADASGLGAESKTLHDDVDIQTALKAIKFDGEIKVQVASITEFLSAYKGLMADSDFNQMMDGIKPFEERVNSLFAKDGEYMSAKFKHDVGSDDLLVNDKISLKEFIMSLMAN